A single genomic interval of Zingiber officinale cultivar Zhangliang chromosome 4A, Zo_v1.1, whole genome shotgun sequence harbors:
- the LOC121969190 gene encoding ATPase GET3B-like: MARRLYFKASRCSWLPQSLLFSHPQPSLFVRHSRPVSDIATIAEDVGGFKEMTAGNRRKYYMLGGKGGVGKTSCAASLAVKFATQGHPTIVVSTDPAHSLSDSFAQDLSGGTLVPVDGMNAPLFALEINPERSREEFRSASQNTEGTGVKDLMDSMGLGMLANQLGDLKLGELLDTPPPGLDEAIAISKIMEFVKEQEYSMFSRIVFDTAPTGHTLRLLSLPDFLDSSIGKIIKLRNKLASATSALKSYFGQGGPKQDPSDKLEQLRERMVKVRELFRDTESTEFIIVTIPTVMAVSESSRLYASLKKESVPVKRLIVNQLLPPSATDCKFCAMKRKDQMRALEMIKDDPGLTVLKLIQAPLVDVEILGVPALKFMGDMIWK, from the exons ATGGCTCGCCGCCTCTACTTCAAGGCCTCCCGCTGCTCGTGGCTGCCTCAGTCTCTCCTCTTCTCCCACCCTCAGCCTTCCCTATTCGTCCGCCACTCCCGTCCAG TGAGTGATATAGCTACTATCGCAGAAGATGTGGGAGGGTTTAAGGAGATGACCGCAGGAAATAGGAGGAAGTACTACATGCTTGGAGGTAAAGGAGGTGTTGGGAAGACGAGCTGCGCGGCTTCTTTGGCTGTTAAGTTTGCAACTCAAGGTCATCCCACTATTGTTGTCTCAACAGACCCTGCTCACTCCTTAAGTGATTCTTTTGCCCAG GATTTGAGTGGTGGAACATTGGTACCCGTTGATGGGATGAATGCGCCATTGTTTGCACTTGAA ATCAATCCTGAAAGGTCAAGGGAAGAATTTCGTAGCGCAAGTCAAAATACTGAAGGCACAGGGGTCAAAGACCTCATGGACAGTATGGGTCTAGGAATGCTTGCCAACCAG CTAGGAGATCTGAAACTAGGAGAACTACTGGACACTCCTCCTCCAGGACTGGATGAAGCTATTGCCATTTCAAAG ATTATGGAATTTGTTAAAGAACAGGAGTATAGTATGTTCAGCCGTATTGTTTTTGACACTGCTCCAACT GGCCATACCCTTCGGTTATTATCCTTACCAGATTTCTTGGATTCTTCAATTGGCAAGATAATAAAG CTAAGAAACAAATTGGCTTCAGCAACATCAGCCCTTAAATCTTATTTTGGACAAGGAGGACCAAAACAAGATCCG TCTGATAAACTAGAGCAACTAAGGGAGAGAATGGTCAAAGTACGGGAGCTTTTCCGAGACACAGAATCAACCGAGTTCATTATCGTTACAATTCCAACG GTCATGGCTGTCAGTGAGTCGTCTAGACTATATGCCTCCTTGAAGAAAGAAAGTGTACCCGTGAAGAGGCTTATTGTTAATCAGCTTCTGCCACCATCTGCAACTGACTGCAAGTTTTGTGCAATGAAAAGGAAG GATCAAATGCGAGCCCTTGAAATGATAAAAGACGACCCGGGGCTCACGGTCCTGAAGCTAATCCAAGCGCCATTGGTCGATGTAGAAATACTGGGTGTTCCTGCCTTGAAATTTATGGGAGACATGATCTGGAAGTGA
- the LOC121969192 gene encoding ribonuclease 1-like: protein MTLPSIMLLLLLPLLFSAPSTSTARDFDFFYFVLQWPGSFCDTKKSCCYPATGKPTADFSIHGLWPNYADGSYPSNCDRQNAYDASQIADLMEILRSHWPSLACPSGDESTFWKHEWQKHGTCSESVLDQHAYFGTALRLRTQINLLQALQDAGIKPDGGLYSSTDISSAIRNSTGFEPKLGCNADGGGNRQLYEVSVCVDAKGERLIECPISSISNCPPRVEFPPF from the exons ATGACGCTGCCTTCCAtcatgcttcttctccttcttcccctTCTCTTTTCTGCTCCATCAACGTCCACTGCTCGTGACTTCGACTTCTTCTACTTCGTTCTGCAG TGGCCAGGATCTTTCTGCGACACCAAGAAAAGCTGCTGCTACCCGGCCACCGGGAAGCCCACGGCCGACTTCTCCATCCATGGGCTCTGGCCCAATTACGCCGACGGATCTTATCCATCCAATTGCGATCGCCAGAACGCATATGATGCCTCACAG ATTGCGGATTTGATGGAGATCTTGAGGTCGCACTGGCCCAGCCTGGCTTGCCCCAGCGGCGACGAGTCGACCTTTTGGAAACACGAGTGGCAAAAGCACGGCACCTGCTCGGAGTCCGTCCTCGACCAGCACGCCTACTTCGGGACCGCTCTCCGGCTCAGGACCCAAATTAACCTCCTCCAAGCACTGCAAGATGCAG GGATAAAGCCGGACGGTGGGCTTTACAGCTCGACAGACATATCGAGCGCGATCAGGAACAGCACCGGGTTCGAGCCGAAGCTGGGGTGCAACGCGGACGGGGGTGGGAATCGGCAATTGTACGAGGTCTCCGTGTGCGTGGATGCAAAGGGGGAGCGGCTCATCGAGTGCCCCATCTCGTCCATCAGCAATTGCCCTCCGCGTGTTGAATTCCCGCCGTTTTAA
- the LOC121969188 gene encoding fructose-bisphosphate aldolase-lysine N-methyltransferase, chloroplastic-like, with the protein MALPRFLPHSSSCLLSPLHNPWPLSLLNAAGGRRIVDGSAVRVRIRGSLAPPESSVADFWQWMSKKGAVSASSAVVKPGFVPEGLGLVAQRDIPRNEVVVEIPKSLWIDADTVAASEIGRLCGGLRPWVAIALFLLREKALGQASPWHPYLNILPTTTNSTLFWPEEELSEIQGTQLLSTTIGAKDYVESEFTKVEAEVILPNKDLFPSAITLLDFLWAFGMLRSRAFSRLRGENLALVPLADLINHSSNITVEESSWEIKGKGLFSRELIFSLRTPAYIKSGEQVYIQYDMGKSNADLALDYGFVDPRPDRDAYTLTLEISELDPFYGDKLDIAESNGLAETAYFDVVQGHTLPPLMLPYLRLVALGGTDAFLLESIFRNSVWDHLELPVSRANEETICRVVRDACKSALSGYGTTIEEDEKLMERGNLGERLGIAVRIRVGEKKLLRQIDDAFRDRESELDGLEYYQERRLKDLGLVGEQGEIIFWETK; encoded by the exons ATGGCGTTGCCTCGGTTTCTGCCCCATTCCTCATCCTGCCTCCTCTCCCCACTCCACAATCCCTGGCCCCTCTCTCTCCTCAACGCCGCAGGTGGCAGGAGGATCGTCGACGGCTCCGCCGTACGTGTTCGCATCCGAGGGAGCCTCGCCCCACCGGAGTCCTCAGTGGCTGACTTCTGGCAGTGGATGTCCAAGAAGGGTGCGGTCTCTGCCTCGTCCGCTGTGGTGAAGCCTGGATTCGTGCCGGAGGGTTTGGGGCTCGTGGCCCAGAGGGACATCCCTAGAAACGAGGTGGTGGTGGAGATTCCGAAAAGTCTCTGGATCGACGCGGACACGGTAGCGGCCTCCGAGATTGGGAGGTTGTGCGGCGGCCTCAGGCCATGGGTCGCCATCGCCCTCTTCCTCCTCCGGGAGAAGGCCCTGGGCCAGGCCTCCCCCTGGCACCCCTATCTCAACATCCTTCCGACGACTACCAATTCCACTCTCTTCTG GCCAGAAGAGGAGCTCTCTGAGATACAAG GGACTCAACTACTGAGCACCACAATCGGTGCCAAAGACTATGTTGAAAGTGAATTTACAAAAGTGGAAGCAGAAGTCATACTTCCAAACAAAGATCTCTTCCCTTCAGCCATAACTTTGCTTGATTTTCTTTGGGCTTTCGGAATGCTCAGGTCAAGAGCTTTTTCACGTCTTCGTGGTGAAAATCTTGCTCTAGTTCCGCTAGCTGATCTT ATCAACCATAGTTCCAATATTACTGTAGAGGAATCTTCCTGGGAGATCAAAGGAAAGGGCCTTTTCTCAAGGGAACTGATATTCTCCCTTAGGACACCAGCCTACATCAAATCTGGTGAACAG GTATATATTCAGTATGATATGGGGAAGAGCAATGCTGATCTGGCCCTCGATTATGGTTTTGTTGACCCGAGGCCTGATCGGGATGCATATACTCTTACTTTAGAGATAAGTGAATTGGACCCGTTTTATGGAGACAAACTAGACATTGCAGAATCTAATGGTTTAGCTGAAACTGCATACTTTGATGTTGTTCAAGGTCACACTCTTCCTCCATTGATGCTTCCATATTTACGGTTGGTGGCTCTTGGAGGAACAGATGCTTTTCTCTTAGAATCGATTTTCAGAAATTCAGTTTGGGATCATCTTGAATTGCCTGTGAGTCGAGCCAATGAAGAAACTATCTGTCGTGTTGTCAGAGATGCCTGCAAATCTGCCCTCTCTGGCTATGGCACTACTATAGAAGAG GATGAAAAACTTATGGAAAGGGGGAATCTGGGTGAGAGACTTGGCATTGCCGTTCGCATAAGAGTAGGCGAGAAGAAACTACTCCGGCAAATTGATGATGCTTTCCGAGACCGAGAGTCCGAGTTGGATGGCTTAGAATATTATCAGGAGAGGCGGCTCAAGGATCTGGGACTTGTTGGGGAGCAAGGCGAAATCATCTTTTGGGAAACTAAATAG